The proteins below are encoded in one region of Periplaneta americana isolate PAMFEO1 chromosome 11, P.americana_PAMFEO1_priV1, whole genome shotgun sequence:
- the LOC138709122 gene encoding ADP-ribosylation factor-like protein 3, whose translation MGLLSILRKLKSQPDKELRLLLLGLDNAGKTTLLKKLASEDIAHITPTQGFNIKSVQSEGFKLNVWDIGGQRKIRPYWRNYFENTDVLIYVIDSADRKRLEETGHELEELLMEDKLANVPLLVYANKQDLLHAAPASEIAEGLGLHTIKDRPWQIQACSATAGEGVKDGMEWVCKNIKKK comes from the exons ATG GGGCTACTGTCAATTCTTCGCAAGCTGAAATCGCAACCAGATAAAGAGCTGCGATTATTATTACTAGGATTGGATAACGCTGGTAAAACAACGTTGTTGAAAAAACTTGCCTCGGAGGACATTGCACACATTACACCAACACAAGgatttaatataaaatctgtTCAGTCAGAAGGCTTTAAGCTTAATGTATGGGATATTGGTGGCCAAAGAAAAATTAGACCGTATTggagaaattattttgaaaatacagaTGTCCTG ATATATGTGATAGATAGTGCTGATCGAAAGCGGCTGGAAGAAACTGGTCATGAGTTAGAGGAATTGCTAATGGAAGACAAGTTAGCAAATGTGCCATTACTAGTTTATGCAAACAAGCAAGACTTGTTACATGCGGCACCTGCATCAGAAATTGCAGAGGGACTAGGATTGCATACTATTAAGGATCGTCCATGGCAGATACAAGCTTGCTCAGCTACAGCAGGAGAAGGTGTAAAG